One region of Salvia miltiorrhiza cultivar Shanhuang (shh) chromosome 3, IMPLAD_Smil_shh, whole genome shotgun sequence genomic DNA includes:
- the LOC131017855 gene encoding uncharacterized protein LOC131017855 has translation MASEALDSLLQTLRQILNRKDDIITPRVKQRIISIHDKAVLLQLNLKHFPKEATIREVVNTTQEIIEYIFSPENISDCASTEASVRLSIQLGELAEELASTAGDVVDYCKSPDDLVNNVRRRSDSSSRSAIELIVNLIYLLVRVVRIMSTARYFVDYYFGLDDLVAGRYFVNYSRFVGYFDYSKHLNDLKDFDVDLRVATELTVSISIRFLSLAERIMSTTSDSLDNVGRLSDSPASSRFEFKSEDFDGLDEDLILATALFVSSNRLARLGERIKWTARDLVDNSNPVDSSPTSALKIEDFDGFGEDLDSVSMRTLDISHLLGRFVERIMSTAKDSVANTGRFSDSLAVATELIDSISNRLERLAERIMSTAEDSVNNLGRLSDSPAVDSSSRSALRSEDFGGFDEDLTVATELTVSISNRLGRLAERIKWTAVGSSSRSLPTSKDVVVGFDEDRLQIMSWLTSYSSELQVLPIVGMGGIDAEY, from the exons ATGGCTTCTGAAGCTCTCGATTCTCTGCTACAAACTTTACGCCAAATCCTTAACCGCAAGGATGATATCATCACTCCTCGTGTAAAACAACGAATTATATCCATCCACGACAAAGCTGTTCTCTTGCAACTGAATCTCAAACATTTTCCAAAAGAAGCAACAATCAGGGAGGTAGTAAATACAACACAAGAGATTATTGAGTATATTTTCTCCCCAGAAAATATCTCAGATTGTGCGTCCACAGAGGCGAGTGTGAGACTTTCAATCCAGTTGGGGGAATTGGCAGAGGAGCTCGCCTCAACTGCCGGAGATGTGGTGGACTACTGCAAGAGTCCCGACGACCTAGTCAACAACGTAAGAAGGCGGAGTGACTCATCATCAAGATCTGCGATAGAGCTGATTGTTAACCTTATATACCTGTTGGTGAGAGTGGTGAGAATTATGTCGACTGCTAGATACTTTGTAGACTATTATTTCGGTCTTGATGATTTGGTGGCTGGTAGATACTTTGTAAACTACTCTCGTTTTGTTGGTTATTTTGATTACTCGAAGCATCTTAATGATTTGAAGGATTTTGATGTTGATTTGAGAGTAGCAACAGAGCTGACTGTCAGCATTTCAATCCGGTTTCTGAGCTTAGCGGAGAGAATTATGTCAACAACTAGTGACTCACTTGACAACGTAGGACGACTGAGTGATTCTCCCGCATCATCAAGATTTGAATTCAAGAGTGAAGATTTTGATGGTCTTGATGAAGATCTGATATTAGCAACAGCGCTGTTTGTCAGTTCAAACCGTTTGGCGAGATTAGGGGAGAGAATTAAGTGGACTGCTCGAGACTTAGTAGACAACTCTAACCCTGTTGATTCATCACCAACATCTGCtctcaagattgaagattttgATGGTTTTGGTGAAGATCTGGATTCAGTGAGCATGCGGACTCTCGACATTTCACACCTGTTGGGGAGATTTGTGGAGAGAATTATGTCAACTGCTAAAGATTCGGTTGCTAACACAGGAAGATTTAGTGATTCTCTAGCTGTTGCAACAGAGCTGATTGACAGCATTTCAAACCGGTTGGAGAGATTAGCGGAGAGAATTATGTCAACTGCTGAAGATTCAGTGAACAACTTAGGACGACTGAGTGATTCTCCAGCTGTTGATTCATCATCAAGATCTGCACTCAGGAGTGAAGATTTTGGTGGTTTTGATGAAGATCTCACTGTAGCAACAGAGTTGACTGTCAGCATTTCAAACCGGTTGGGGAGATTAGCGGAGAGAATTAAGTGGACTGCTGTTGGTTCATCATCAAGATCTTTACCGACAAGCAAGGATGTTGTGGTTGGTTTTGATGAAGATAGGTTGCAGATTATGTCATGGCTTACAAGCTATTCATCCGAGCTGCAAGTCCTCCCTATTGTGGGAATGGGAGGCATTG atGCAGAGTATTGA
- the LOC131017853 gene encoding berberine bridge enzyme-like 18, translating into MSSLNSTFTFLLLIFANLLLVGASTSNNHDFLECLIHEFQLSNLDTDIIYTPQNATYASLLLTQNLRAATTSPEKPDLIVTPFYVSEIQAAVFCSRKLGLQIRVKSGGHDYEGLSYTSASTPFMIIDMRNFRSVTVNDKAKTAWVQAGATLGELYYTISLKSKTLGFPAGACPTVGVGGHFSGGGYSMMSRKHSIASDHIVDAKLINADGEILDRSSMGEDLFWAIRGGGGTSFGIVLEFKVTLVSVPETVTVFNVTRTLEENATDIVNKWQYIADKVDENLLLRLFLAPSNSRTISASFTTLYLGRIGDLMPIMEEQFPELGLTEKDCIEMRWVESHLFFAGLENRTVDVLLDRTPQGIYGPSYFKGKSDYVSAPIPVKGLREIWRFLLEEEGSQAQLQFSPYGGVFNTISDSETPFPHRNGNIFMIYYVVVWDNPSESQTHLDWIRGFYSFMARYVTQNPRAAYFNYRDLDIGSNTQDSSITSYDQASVWGLKYFKNNFRRLVRVKTKIDPSNFFRNEQSIPPLVSYLENRFNSSSI; encoded by the coding sequence ATGTCGTCTCTTAATTCCACTTTTACATTCCTTTTGTTAATTTTCGCAAACTTGTTACTTGTGGGAGCTTCTACATCTAACAATCATGATTTTCTGGAATGTCTAATCCATGAATTTCAACTCTCAAACTTAGATACTGATATAATCTACACCCCTCAAAATGCAACATATGCATCTCTTCTGCTAACCCAAAATCTACGGGCAGCTACCACCTCACCGGAGAAACCTGATCTCATCGTCACTCCATTCTATGTGTCCGAAATCCAGGCAGCAGTCTTCTGCTCCCGGAAACTCGGCCTGCAGATCAGAGTCAAGAGTGGCGGCCACGACTACGAAGGCCTTTCCTACACCTCTGCATCAACGCCTTTCATGATCATCGACATGAGAAACTTCCGATCTGTAACCGTCAACGACAAGGCGAAAACAGCATGGGTGCAGGCCGGTGCAACCCTCGGCGAACTCTACTACACAATCTCCCTTAAAAGCAAGACTCTTGGTTTCCCAGCCGGGGCTTGCCCGACGGTGGGCGTGGGCGGCCACTTCAGTGGCGGAGGGTACAGTATGATGTCACGCAAGCATTCCATCGCATCAGACCACATCGTAGACGCCAAACTGATCAACGCCGACGGCGAAATCCTGGACAGGAGCAGCATGGGAGAAGATCTGTTTTGGGCCATCCGAGGTGGCGGCGGCACAAGCTTCGGGATTGTTCTAGAATTCAAGGTGACGCTAGTCAGTGTCCCGGAAACGGTCACCGTTTTCAACGTGACACGAACTTTAGAAGAAAACGCGACTGATATAGTAAATAAATGGCAATATATCGCCGACAAGGTCGACGAGAATCTTCTGCTCAGGCTTTTCTTGGCTCCCAGCAACTCTCGTACAATCTCAGCTTCGTTCACGACGCTGTATCTGGGAAGGATTGGCGACCTCATGCCAATAATGGAGGAGCAGTTTCCAGAGCTGGGATTAACCGAGAAAGATTGCATCGAGATGAGGTGGGTAGAATCTCATCTCTTCTTCGCCGGACTTGAGAATAGGACAGTAGACGTTTTGCTGGACCGCACGCCGCAGGGCATCTACGGCCCATCCTACTTCAAAGGGAAATCAGACTACGTGAGTGCTCCCATCCCGGTTAAGGGTCTGAGAGAGATATGGCGGTTCCTTCTAGAAGAAGAAGGTTCTCAGGCTCAGCTGCAGTTCAGTCCTTACGGGGGAGTTTTCAATACAATCTCCGACTCCGAAACGCCGTTCCCTCATCGTAACGGAAATATATTCATGATCTACTACGTCGTGGTATGGGACAACCCATCAGAATCACAAACGCATCTTGATTGGATCAGAGGCTTCTACAGCTTCATGGCACGGTATGTCACCCAAAATCCTAGGGCTGCTTACTTCAACTACAGAGATCTTGATATTGGGAGCAACACTCAAGACAGCAGTATTACCAGTTACGATCAGGCTAGTGTTTGGGGCCTCAAATATTTTAAGAACAATTTCAGAAGATTAGTTCGTGTGAAGACCAAAATTGACCCCTCAAACTTTTTCAGAAACGAGCAAAGTATTCCACCCTTGGTATCGTATTTAGAAAATAGATTCAACAGTTCATCGATATAA